Proteins found in one Cellulomonas palmilytica genomic segment:
- a CDS encoding DNA methyltransferase, producing the protein MPVEFVTAEPPYTLFKGNVVRAYGGWPSPTTIISDGAYGVRGFRGDTTGPEGLADWYRHHVEAWSQAATPATTLWFWNTEVGWANVHPLLEAHGWSYVQTITWDKGVGHIAGNVNGKTIRRFPVVSEVSVLYERRLTPETDNGPMDVQAWLRYEWQRAGIPLYRANEACGVKNAATRKYLTADWLWYWPPGVMVERLAAYANEHGRESGRPYFSLDGKHSVTSTEWDSLRYRWNHTHGLTNVWTRPALRDDERLKGTLERSAPRTYNPTMLAAAHFNQKPLEFMERQIAAVTQPGDVVWEPFGGLASASVAAVRMGRRAYVAELDETFQRLAEQRLASEVDSAQLQGPSRAS; encoded by the coding sequence ATGCCCGTCGAGTTTGTCACCGCTGAGCCGCCGTACACGCTCTTCAAGGGCAACGTGGTGCGGGCGTACGGCGGCTGGCCGTCTCCCACGACGATCATCAGCGACGGCGCCTACGGCGTCCGAGGCTTCCGCGGCGACACGACCGGACCCGAGGGCCTTGCTGACTGGTACCGCCACCATGTCGAGGCCTGGTCCCAGGCAGCCACGCCTGCAACGACGTTGTGGTTCTGGAACACCGAGGTCGGCTGGGCGAACGTGCACCCGCTGCTCGAAGCGCATGGGTGGTCGTACGTTCAGACGATTACCTGGGATAAGGGTGTCGGCCATATCGCCGGGAACGTCAACGGGAAGACCATCCGTCGGTTCCCGGTCGTCTCTGAGGTCTCGGTGCTGTACGAGCGCCGCCTGACTCCGGAGACCGACAACGGGCCGATGGACGTCCAGGCCTGGCTGCGCTACGAGTGGCAGCGCGCTGGGATTCCGCTCTATCGGGCCAACGAGGCGTGCGGCGTGAAGAACGCTGCTACCCGCAAGTACCTAACGGCCGACTGGCTCTGGTACTGGCCACCCGGGGTCATGGTGGAACGTCTCGCGGCGTACGCGAACGAACACGGGCGGGAGAGCGGTCGACCGTACTTCTCGCTGGACGGCAAGCACTCCGTCACTTCGACGGAGTGGGACTCGCTGCGCTATCGCTGGAACCACACACACGGTCTGACCAATGTCTGGACGCGTCCCGCCCTTCGAGACGACGAACGCCTCAAGGGAACTCTCGAGCGTTCGGCACCCCGCACGTACAACCCGACGATGCTCGCGGCCGCGCACTTCAACCAGAAGCCGCTTGAGTTCATGGAACGGCAAATCGCGGCTGTGACCCAACCGGGCGATGTCGTTTGGGAACCATTCGGGGGGCTCGCGTCGGCGTCGGTCGCCGCAGTCCGGATGGGCCGACGCGCATACGTCGCAGAACTCGACGAGACGTTCCAGCGGCTCGCCGAGCAGCGCCTTGCCTCTGAGGTTGACTCGGCACAACTTCAGGGGCCTTCTCGCGCCTCGTAG
- a CDS encoding polysaccharide deacetylase family protein, whose amino-acid sequence MDDERRVVALTFDDGPSANTRRLLEMLAARGVRATFFLQGEHVAADPDAVRAIHAGGHALANHTWSHPHLPELPRAEVDDEVARAADAVAQATGVVTAVFRPPFGELDDEVVAAVAAHGEAVVLWDVDPADWEAGALAERTAQRVVAGVRPGSVVLMHDWQDSTVDAVPAIVDALAADGYAFVTVPELLGERVAPGRVFSHGRPIG is encoded by the coding sequence GTGGACGACGAGCGGCGCGTGGTGGCGCTGACCTTCGACGACGGGCCGAGCGCGAACACGCGGCGGCTGCTGGAGATGCTCGCGGCGCGCGGCGTGCGGGCGACGTTCTTCCTGCAGGGCGAGCACGTCGCGGCGGACCCGGACGCGGTGCGCGCGATCCACGCGGGCGGGCACGCGCTGGCGAACCACACGTGGAGCCACCCGCACCTGCCCGAGCTGCCGCGCGCGGAGGTGGACGACGAGGTTGCGCGGGCGGCCGACGCGGTCGCGCAGGCCACGGGCGTCGTGACGGCGGTGTTCCGGCCGCCGTTCGGCGAGCTGGACGACGAGGTGGTCGCGGCCGTCGCGGCGCACGGTGAGGCCGTGGTGCTGTGGGACGTGGACCCGGCGGACTGGGAGGCCGGTGCCCTCGCCGAGCGGACGGCGCAGCGCGTGGTCGCGGGGGTGCGGCCGGGGTCGGTGGTGCTGATGCACGACTGGCAGGACTCGACCGTCGACGCGGTGCCGGCGATCGTCGACGCCTTGGCGGCCGACGGCTACGCGTTCGTGACGGTCCCCGAGCTCCTGGGGGAGCGGGTCGCGCCCGGCCGGGTGTTCTCGCACGGGCGGCCCATCGGCTGA
- a CDS encoding SHOCT domain-containing protein: MPGLIRGVARTAVVAGTASAVSGRVHHRQQGRWAEQEAQAAYAQPTYAQPAPAAPVYAAQPVYAAPAPAEDELSMDEKIAHLKELAALRDSGVLTPTEFEVQKAKLLG; the protein is encoded by the coding sequence ATGCCAGGACTGATCCGCGGGGTGGCCCGCACCGCCGTCGTCGCCGGGACGGCGAGCGCCGTGTCGGGGCGGGTGCACCACCGCCAGCAGGGCCGGTGGGCCGAGCAGGAGGCGCAGGCCGCGTACGCGCAGCCGACCTACGCGCAGCCCGCGCCCGCCGCGCCGGTCTACGCCGCGCAGCCCGTGTACGCCGCGCCCGCGCCGGCCGAGGACGAGCTGTCGATGGACGAGAAGATCGCGCACCTCAAGGAGCTCGCCGCGCTGCGCGACTCCGGTGTGCTGACGCCGACCGAGTTCGAGGTGCAGAAGGCCAAGCTGCTCGGCTGA
- a CDS encoding LuxR C-terminal-related transcriptional regulator, translating to MAAQTTAAGSVRPGERGTPALARARRTVPHPVHVVRRPAVEALLERSVDRRLTVVSAGPGWGKTVAVAQWAATTERRVAWLTLEPHDDAPGAFWSDVLEALRASGAVPDGHALATLRVPVAASPEFRSQLLRGLEDLPEPVVLVLDDFHHVQRPEVVEGVEDLLRYPLPLRVVVVARLDPLVRVHRLRVEDELAEVVADDLAFDASAVAALGVERGLTLTSDDVARVLADTDGWAVGVRLQLRSPAGARAATRPDQDASDYLVAEVLTQLPPDVQRVLLMTSVTRSTCADLVEAILPGADAVAPWRAFVEHSAFVTPLGAGGAWFRYHPLLREILLGRLSADDHESWRAAHRNAAVWLVGHGEPLLALELAARIEDWSLFGRVFVDSAAVGLVAVEREALLELVGRVPFADLEPDPAVELCASALAVLGGRFVAAMAHAQRARELVAGSEATPQLVALLEILTASAARGLGDPATTTTSGAAALAALDAAPLPTPVWPAYRALAANAHAVGLFWGGDVVGARARLESLVRAWEGAPPLLPLVNARAYLALAAALDGDLARAARTGRHVLADATALGWSTYLQCRCAYAALAWVAILRGEVDEADRLLVRGLASDLGGEEPPTETAIHLMQALVAVQRGRTRAARAALHAAGALDASVSPVLADLAWRASLETARLLGEAPPDLSALGASRDVVLLADARARLDRGEARAAVQLACDAQRHARADGDVLGEAEAWVVAAAAYQQVGDPARCDDALDRAIDVAAPSVLARPFLLVTSPALATRLRQRLELHPGELADVVRRLAPVEPAAHEPEPLLDPLTSRELAILAALPTMQTNAEIAADFYVSVNTVKAHLKALFRKLGVDSRREAVRRARELGLLT from the coding sequence ATGGCGGCGCAGACGACCGCAGCAGGTTCGGTCCGCCCGGGGGAGCGGGGTACCCCGGCCCTCGCCCGCGCCCGGCGGACGGTGCCGCACCCGGTGCACGTGGTGCGTCGCCCGGCGGTCGAGGCGCTGCTGGAGCGTTCGGTGGACCGGCGGCTGACGGTCGTCTCGGCGGGTCCCGGGTGGGGCAAGACGGTCGCGGTCGCGCAGTGGGCCGCGACGACGGAACGGCGGGTCGCGTGGTTGACGCTCGAGCCGCACGACGACGCGCCGGGTGCGTTCTGGAGCGACGTGCTGGAGGCGCTGCGCGCGAGCGGGGCCGTGCCGGACGGTCATGCGCTCGCGACGCTGCGCGTGCCGGTCGCCGCCTCGCCCGAGTTCCGCTCCCAGCTGCTGCGCGGCCTGGAGGACCTGCCGGAGCCCGTGGTGCTCGTGCTCGACGACTTCCACCACGTCCAGCGCCCCGAGGTGGTCGAGGGGGTCGAGGACCTGCTGCGCTACCCGCTGCCGCTGCGGGTCGTCGTGGTCGCCCGGCTGGACCCGCTCGTGCGCGTGCACCGCCTGCGGGTCGAGGACGAGCTCGCCGAGGTCGTCGCGGACGACCTCGCGTTCGACGCGTCCGCGGTCGCGGCGCTGGGGGTCGAGCGCGGGCTGACGCTGACGAGCGACGACGTCGCGCGCGTGCTCGCCGACACCGACGGCTGGGCCGTGGGCGTGCGGCTGCAGCTCAGGTCCCCCGCGGGTGCGCGCGCGGCGACACGACCGGACCAGGACGCGTCGGACTACCTCGTCGCGGAGGTGCTGACGCAGCTGCCGCCCGACGTGCAGCGCGTGCTGCTGATGACGAGCGTCACGCGCTCGACGTGCGCCGACCTGGTCGAGGCGATCCTGCCCGGGGCGGACGCGGTCGCGCCGTGGCGCGCGTTCGTCGAGCACAGCGCGTTCGTGACGCCGCTCGGGGCGGGCGGGGCGTGGTTCCGGTACCACCCGCTGCTGCGCGAGATCCTGCTCGGCCGGCTGTCGGCCGACGACCACGAGTCGTGGCGCGCGGCGCACCGCAACGCGGCGGTGTGGCTCGTCGGGCACGGGGAGCCCCTGCTCGCGCTCGAGCTCGCCGCGCGCATCGAGGACTGGTCGCTGTTCGGTCGGGTCTTCGTCGACAGCGCCGCCGTGGGTCTCGTCGCGGTCGAGCGCGAGGCGCTCCTCGAGCTCGTGGGGCGCGTGCCGTTCGCGGACCTGGAGCCGGACCCGGCCGTGGAGCTGTGCGCGTCGGCGCTCGCCGTCCTCGGCGGGCGGTTCGTGGCGGCCATGGCGCACGCGCAGCGGGCCCGCGAGCTCGTCGCGGGCTCCGAGGCCACCCCGCAGCTCGTCGCGCTGCTGGAGATCCTCACGGCGAGCGCCGCGCGCGGCCTGGGTGACCCGGCGACGACGACGACGTCGGGCGCGGCCGCGCTCGCGGCGCTGGACGCCGCGCCCCTGCCGACGCCGGTGTGGCCCGCGTACCGCGCGCTCGCGGCGAACGCGCACGCGGTGGGGCTGTTCTGGGGCGGGGACGTGGTCGGTGCGCGAGCGCGCCTGGAGTCGCTCGTGCGGGCGTGGGAGGGCGCACCGCCGTTGCTGCCGCTGGTCAACGCACGCGCGTACCTCGCGCTCGCCGCGGCGCTCGACGGTGACCTGGCGCGGGCGGCCCGGACGGGGCGTCACGTGCTCGCCGACGCGACGGCCCTGGGCTGGTCCACCTACCTGCAGTGCCGGTGCGCGTACGCGGCGCTCGCGTGGGTCGCGATCCTGCGCGGCGAGGTCGACGAGGCGGACCGCCTGCTCGTGCGCGGCCTGGCGAGCGACCTGGGAGGCGAGGAGCCGCCCACGGAGACGGCGATCCACCTCATGCAGGCGCTCGTCGCGGTGCAGCGCGGGCGGACCCGCGCGGCGCGCGCGGCCCTGCACGCGGCGGGCGCGCTCGACGCGTCGGTCTCGCCCGTGCTCGCGGACCTCGCGTGGCGCGCGAGCCTCGAGACCGCGCGCCTGCTGGGCGAGGCCCCGCCCGACCTGTCGGCGCTCGGCGCCTCGCGGGACGTCGTCCTGCTCGCGGACGCCCGCGCGCGGCTGGACCGGGGCGAGGCGCGCGCGGCGGTCCAGCTCGCGTGCGACGCGCAGCGCCACGCGCGCGCGGACGGGGACGTGCTCGGCGAGGCGGAGGCGTGGGTCGTCGCGGCCGCCGCGTACCAGCAGGTGGGCGACCCGGCGCGGTGCGACGACGCGCTCGACCGCGCGATCGACGTGGCCGCGCCGTCGGTGCTCGCGCGGCCGTTCCTGCTCGTGACGTCGCCCGCGCTCGCCACCCGGCTGCGCCAACGTCTCGAGCTGCACCCCGGCGAGCTCGCGGACGTGGTCCGGCGCCTCGCGCCGGTCGAGCCCGCCGCGCACGAGCCGGAGCCGCTGCTCGACCCGCTGACCAGCCGCGAGCTCGCGATCCTCGCGGCGCTGCCGACCATGCAGACCAACGCGGAGATCGCGGCGGACTTCTACGTCTCCGTCAACACGGTCAAGGCGCACCTCAAGGCGCTGTTCCGCAAGCTCGGGGTGGACAGCCGACGTGAGGCGGTGCGGCGGGCGCGCGAGCTGGGACTGCTGACCTGA
- a CDS encoding IS3 family transposase translates to MTFRLVRELAEDGVSVAVACRVLKVSRSGYWQVRPPSARSLADAELTATIVAVHQMSRCTYGAPRVHAELRLGLGLASGRKRVARLMRSAGLAGVCHRRKRRGQRPLPAPHEDLVRRRFTADSPDRLWCTDITEHPTNTGKVYCAAVLDVFTRKVVGWSIADHMRSELVVDALQMAIWTRQPAPGVIVHADRGAHTSWIFGHRLRSAGLLGSMGRVASSVDNTMMESFWSTMQRELLDRRTWASREELAAAIFEWIEGFYNPHRRHSGLGYRSPNDFEDLHTTATAAA, encoded by the coding sequence ATGACGTTCCGGCTGGTCCGTGAGCTCGCCGAGGACGGGGTGTCCGTCGCGGTGGCCTGCCGGGTGCTGAAGGTCTCCAGGTCCGGCTACTGGCAGGTCCGGCCGCCCTCGGCCCGGTCGCTGGCCGACGCCGAGCTCACCGCGACGATCGTGGCGGTCCACCAGATGTCGCGGTGCACCTACGGGGCTCCCCGGGTCCATGCCGAGCTGCGGCTCGGTCTGGGTCTGGCCAGCGGGCGCAAGCGCGTGGCCCGGCTGATGCGCTCCGCGGGCCTGGCCGGGGTGTGTCACCGGCGCAAACGTCGTGGACAGCGGCCGCTGCCTGCACCGCACGAGGACCTGGTCCGCCGGCGCTTCACCGCCGACAGCCCGGACCGGTTGTGGTGCACCGACATCACCGAGCACCCCACGAACACCGGGAAGGTCTACTGCGCCGCGGTCCTGGACGTGTTCACCCGCAAGGTCGTGGGGTGGTCGATCGCGGACCACATGCGCTCCGAGCTGGTCGTCGACGCCCTGCAGATGGCCATCTGGACCCGCCAGCCCGCGCCGGGCGTGATCGTCCACGCGGACCGCGGAGCCCACACCTCGTGGATCTTCGGGCACCGGCTGCGCTCGGCCGGCCTGCTCGGGTCCATGGGCCGGGTCGCCTCGAGCGTGGACAACACGATGATGGAGTCGTTCTGGTCGACCATGCAGCGCGAGCTCCTGGACCGGCGCACCTGGGCCAGCCGCGAGGAGCTCGCCGCGGCGATCTTCGAGTGGATCGAAGGCTTCTACAACCCCCACCGGCGCCACTCCGGCCTCGGCTACCGGTCCCCGAACGACTTCGAGGACCTTCACACCACCGCTACCGCGGCGGCATGA
- the istB gene encoding IS21-like element helper ATPase IstB: MPATRAPARDVTSELAFLTRALKAPTLREAVERLAERARAESWTHEEFLAACLQREVAARETHGGEGRIRAARFPARKSLEDFDFEHARGLARDQIAHLGTLDFVTARENVVFLGPPGTGKTHLATGIAIRACQAGHRVLFATASQWVDRLATAHHDGRLQDELRRLGRYPLLVIDEVGYIPFEPEAANLFFQLVSARYERASLIVTSNKPFGRWGEVFGDDTVAAAMIDRLVHHADVIALKGDSYRLKNRDLGRPPAASTD, encoded by the coding sequence ATGCCCGCCACGAGGGCCCCGGCCCGGGACGTGACCAGCGAGCTCGCGTTCTTGACCCGCGCGCTGAAGGCCCCGACGCTGCGCGAGGCGGTCGAGCGGCTCGCCGAACGCGCCCGCGCGGAGTCCTGGACCCACGAGGAGTTCCTCGCGGCCTGCCTGCAACGCGAGGTCGCCGCCCGCGAGACCCACGGCGGCGAAGGACGCATCCGCGCCGCCCGGTTCCCCGCCCGCAAGTCCCTGGAGGACTTCGACTTCGAGCACGCCCGCGGCCTGGCCCGCGACCAGATCGCCCACCTGGGGACCTTGGACTTCGTGACCGCCCGCGAGAACGTCGTCTTCCTCGGCCCGCCCGGCACCGGCAAGACCCACCTGGCCACCGGGATCGCGATCCGCGCCTGCCAGGCCGGGCACCGGGTCCTGTTCGCGACCGCCTCACAGTGGGTCGACCGCCTGGCGACCGCGCACCACGACGGGCGCCTGCAAGACGAGCTACGCCGCCTGGGCCGCTACCCGCTGCTCGTGATCGACGAGGTCGGCTACATCCCCTTCGAACCCGAGGCCGCGAACCTGTTCTTCCAGCTCGTCTCAGCCCGCTACGAACGCGCCTCCCTGATCGTCACCTCGAACAAGCCGTTCGGCCGCTGGGGCGAGGTCTTCGGCGACGACACCGTCGCCGCCGCGATGATCGACCGCCTCGTCCACCACGCCGACGTCATCGCCCTCAAAGGCGACTCCTACCGACTCAAGAACCGCGACCTCGGCCGCCCACCCGCGGCCAGCACAGACTGA
- the istA gene encoding IS21 family transposase translates to MIGVEDWAEVRRLRRVEGKSISAIARDLGIARNTVKKALASDRPPKYERPAKGSLVDAVEPQIRELLASCPSMPATVIAQRIVWEHSLTILKDRVRVLRPYYLPPDPASRTTYEPGHRLQCDLWFPPVDVPLGAGQVGSPPVLVMVAGYSRMMFALMLPSRQAPDLIAGHWALLTSMGAVARELVWDNEAAVGSWRAGRPKLTEEFEAFRGVLGIGVHQCRPRDPEAKGLVERANGYLETSFLPGRVFTSPEDFNAQLADWLPVANARQHRALGCRPLDRWAADRDAMLTLPPVTPQLGSRARVRLPRDHYVRVGSNDYSVDPVAVGRFVEVVADLEQVTVRLGAKVVASHQRCWARWQTVTDPTHKAAALALSHAAAHRAPATDLDEVEQRDLGAYDAAFGLTEVA, encoded by the coding sequence GTGATCGGTGTGGAGGACTGGGCAGAGGTCCGTCGGCTGCGTCGCGTCGAGGGCAAGTCGATCTCGGCGATCGCGCGTGACCTCGGGATCGCGCGGAACACCGTGAAGAAGGCGCTGGCCAGCGACCGGCCGCCGAAGTACGAACGCCCGGCGAAGGGCTCGCTGGTCGACGCGGTCGAGCCGCAGATCCGCGAGTTGTTGGCGTCGTGCCCGAGCATGCCTGCGACGGTGATCGCGCAGCGGATCGTCTGGGAGCACTCGTTGACGATCTTGAAGGACCGGGTGCGGGTGCTGCGCCCGTACTACCTGCCCCCGGATCCGGCGTCGCGCACGACCTACGAGCCGGGGCACCGGTTGCAGTGCGACCTGTGGTTCCCGCCGGTCGACGTGCCGCTCGGGGCGGGGCAGGTCGGGTCCCCGCCGGTGCTGGTGATGGTGGCGGGCTACTCACGGATGATGTTCGCGCTCATGCTGCCCTCGCGGCAGGCCCCGGACTTGATCGCCGGGCACTGGGCGCTGCTGACGTCGATGGGCGCGGTGGCTCGTGAGCTGGTCTGGGACAACGAGGCCGCGGTCGGGTCCTGGCGGGCCGGCAGACCGAAGCTGACCGAGGAGTTCGAGGCGTTCCGCGGGGTCCTGGGCATCGGGGTCCACCAGTGCCGCCCGCGCGATCCGGAAGCCAAGGGGCTGGTCGAGCGCGCGAACGGCTACTTGGAGACCTCGTTCCTGCCCGGGCGGGTGTTCACCAGCCCCGAGGACTTCAACGCCCAGCTCGCTGACTGGCTGCCGGTCGCGAACGCCCGCCAGCACCGCGCTCTGGGTTGCCGGCCGTTGGACCGGTGGGCGGCCGACCGGGACGCGATGCTCACCTTGCCGCCGGTCACCCCGCAGCTCGGATCACGCGCGCGGGTCCGGTTGCCGCGTGACCACTACGTCAGAGTCGGGTCGAATGACTACTCGGTCGACCCGGTCGCGGTCGGCCGGTTCGTCGAGGTCGTCGCCGACCTTGAGCAGGTCACCGTGCGCCTGGGCGCGAAGGTCGTCGCGTCGCATCAGCGGTGCTGGGCGCGGTGGCAGACGGTCACCGACCCCACCCACAAGGCCGCCGCCCTGGCGCTGTCCCACGCGGCCGCGCACCGCGCGCCGGCGACGGACCTCGACGAGGTCGAGCAGCGTGACCTGGGCGCCTACGACGCCGCGTTCGGCCTGACCGAGGTCGCCTGA
- a CDS encoding LppM family (lipo)protein yields MSTTRRPVRALALVSAMAALLLTLSGCLKLDMNLTFNADDTVDGTVVLAVSSSLLETTGMSFDEAFGSEDPFDGEASSSEAYEDDEYVGRTYTFDSIALSEFGDEDMKVTHEDGTFVVDGELDLSGGEETGMSGGEVKVAFTFPGKVESSNGTISGNTVTWEGEAGDVIKIDAVASDSESSGFPVLTLVWVLVGLVLVALVVVITLVLVRRRNARKDGVEPGAAQAYEAVPGAPAAAVPPAPGIIDVPPAATDVPPAAADVPPAPAAGDVPPAPPATPQQD; encoded by the coding sequence ATGTCCACGACCAGACGCCCTGTGCGCGCGCTTGCGCTCGTGTCCGCGATGGCGGCACTCCTGCTCACCCTCTCGGGCTGCCTCAAGCTCGACATGAACCTCACGTTCAACGCCGACGACACGGTCGACGGCACCGTCGTGCTGGCCGTCAGCAGCTCGCTGCTCGAGACCACGGGCATGTCGTTCGACGAGGCGTTCGGCTCGGAGGACCCGTTCGACGGCGAGGCGTCGTCGTCGGAGGCGTACGAGGACGACGAGTACGTGGGTCGCACGTACACGTTCGACTCGATCGCGCTGTCGGAGTTCGGCGACGAGGACATGAAGGTCACGCACGAGGACGGCACGTTCGTCGTCGACGGCGAGCTCGACCTCTCCGGTGGCGAGGAGACCGGGATGAGCGGCGGCGAGGTCAAGGTCGCGTTCACGTTCCCCGGCAAGGTCGAGTCGTCCAACGGCACGATCTCCGGCAACACCGTGACGTGGGAGGGCGAGGCCGGCGACGTCATCAAGATCGACGCGGTCGCCTCCGACAGCGAGAGCTCGGGCTTCCCGGTGCTCACACTCGTGTGGGTGCTCGTCGGGCTCGTGCTCGTCGCGCTCGTCGTCGTGATCACGCTGGTCCTGGTGCGCCGCCGCAACGCGCGCAAGGACGGCGTCGAGCCGGGTGCGGCGCAGGCGTACGAGGCGGTCCCGGGTGCCCCGGCCGCCGCGGTCCCGCCGGCGCCGGGCATCATCGACGTCCCCCCGGCCGCGACCGACGTGCCGCCGGCCGCCGCGGACGTCCCGCCGGCCCCGGCCGCGGGCGACGTGCCCCCGGCACCGCCCGCCACCCCGCAGCAGGACTGA
- a CDS encoding transposase translates to MPAAKPPEFRRRAVDLARSGQQPVAKVAADLGISESCLRRWMAQDDVDTGRREGLTSEERKELVELRRRTRVLEMENEILKRASAYFARENVLPK, encoded by the coding sequence GTGCCTGCAGCCAAGCCGCCGGAGTTCCGGCGCCGAGCAGTGGACCTGGCCCGCAGTGGCCAGCAGCCGGTCGCGAAGGTCGCGGCCGACCTAGGGATCAGCGAGTCGTGCCTGCGTCGGTGGATGGCCCAGGACGACGTGGACACCGGCCGTCGGGAGGGTCTGACCAGCGAGGAACGCAAGGAGCTGGTCGAGCTGCGCCGCCGGACCCGGGTGCTGGAGATGGAGAACGAGATCCTCAAGCGCGCCAGCGCCTACTTCGCCCGGGAGAACGTCCTCCCAAAATGA
- a CDS encoding DUF6325 family protein, with product MRSRIIELTIEGPVEDDQLEALEESGVRYAAAHTVLVAEVRDSAALFGVLQRLGSLGLDVLGLRTLEAGAQAEVEIVVRGALGELMERMLGAELTRPHAASHTYHLEDVQLADLLHRVEAASGAGTTARATTAHTDGTGTDPVREEDEMTADLEEMGPVDYLVVEFPQNKLDGTAFPLLVDLVEKGIIRVLDLAFVRKDADGVVSGVEIHDLDVEGDADLTVFAGASSSLVGQDDIDEVGVALEPGSAAGILVYENAWAAPFATALRKGGGQVVAGGRIPIPAILAALDAAEAQPA from the coding sequence GTGCGATCCAGGATCATCGAGCTCACGATCGAGGGACCCGTCGAGGACGACCAGCTCGAGGCCCTCGAGGAGTCGGGCGTGCGGTACGCCGCCGCCCACACCGTGCTGGTCGCCGAGGTCCGCGACAGCGCCGCGCTGTTCGGCGTGCTGCAGCGGCTCGGCTCGCTGGGCCTCGACGTGCTCGGGCTGCGCACGCTCGAGGCCGGCGCGCAGGCCGAGGTGGAGATCGTCGTGCGCGGCGCGCTCGGCGAGCTCATGGAACGCATGCTCGGCGCCGAGCTCACCCGGCCGCACGCCGCCAGCCACACGTACCACCTGGAGGACGTGCAGCTGGCCGACCTGCTGCACCGCGTCGAGGCCGCGTCCGGCGCGGGCACCACCGCGCGGGCGACGACCGCGCACACCGACGGCACCGGGACGGACCCGGTGCGTGAGGAGGACGAGATGACCGCGGACCTGGAAGAGATGGGACCCGTCGACTACCTGGTCGTCGAGTTCCCGCAGAACAAGCTGGACGGCACGGCCTTCCCGCTGCTGGTCGACCTCGTGGAGAAGGGCATCATCCGCGTGCTCGACCTCGCGTTCGTCCGCAAGGACGCCGACGGGGTGGTGTCCGGGGTCGAGATCCACGACCTGGACGTCGAGGGCGACGCCGACCTGACGGTCTTCGCGGGCGCGTCGTCGTCGCTCGTCGGGCAGGACGACATCGACGAGGTCGGGGTCGCGCTCGAGCCCGGCTCCGCGGCGGGGATCCTCGTCTACGAGAACGCGTGGGCCGCGCCGTTCGCGACCGCGCTGCGCAAGGGCGGCGGCCAGGTGGTCGCCGGAGGGCGCATCCCGATCCCCGCGATCCTCGCGGCGCTCGACGCCGCCGAGGCCCAGCCGGCCTGA